From Candidatus Zixiibacteriota bacterium, one genomic window encodes:
- a CDS encoding Glu/Leu/Phe/Val dehydrogenase — protein MNSKPFNPFAMAQAQFDRAADFLNLDMPTRELLRYPMREYQFNIPVRMDDGTVKIFRGFRVQHNDARGPGKGGIRFHPHETIDTVRALSMWMTWKCSVVDIPLGGSKGGVVCDPHNLSMREQESLCRGWVRQLSKDIGPLIDVPAPDVMTSAQHMLWMLDEFETIHRGHYPGLITGKPVGMGGSLGRTEATGYGVIFTVREALKELNIKVENTIASVQGFGNVAQYAIQLYQQIGGKVICVSCWDQTDQTSYTFRKMSGIDLQALLKITDRFGGIDKTQAKALGYEILPGDAWIEQEVDILIPAALENQITADNVGRMSPRVKLIAEGANGPTTPDADQVIAQRKIFMIPDFLANAGGVTCSYFEQVQSNMNYFWEKDEVLGKLDLKMTSAFQSVSELARKRNIYMRDAAYFIAVNRVAQACRDRGWV, from the coding sequence ATGAATAGCAAGCCGTTTAATCCGTTTGCGATGGCGCAGGCGCAGTTCGACCGGGCTGCCGATTTTCTGAATCTGGATATGCCGACGCGCGAGCTGCTAAGATATCCGATGCGGGAATATCAGTTCAATATTCCGGTTCGGATGGATGACGGTACCGTAAAGATATTTCGCGGCTTTCGTGTACAGCATAACGATGCCCGGGGACCGGGTAAGGGCGGGATTCGCTTTCATCCGCATGAGACAATCGACACAGTCCGAGCGCTTTCGATGTGGATGACTTGGAAATGTTCGGTTGTGGATATTCCTCTTGGTGGGAGCAAAGGGGGAGTTGTCTGTGACCCGCACAATTTGAGTATGAGGGAGCAAGAGAGCCTCTGCCGCGGATGGGTTCGTCAATTATCAAAAGATATCGGGCCGCTTATAGATGTCCCGGCACCGGATGTCATGACCTCGGCCCAGCATATGCTCTGGATGCTCGATGAGTTCGAAACGATTCATCGGGGCCATTATCCCGGTTTGATAACCGGAAAACCGGTTGGCATGGGCGGCTCGCTGGGCAGAACTGAGGCAACCGGGTACGGCGTGATATTTACAGTCAGAGAAGCGCTTAAAGAATTGAATATAAAAGTGGAGAATACTATCGCCAGCGTTCAAGGGTTCGGCAATGTTGCCCAGTATGCCATTCAGCTGTATCAGCAGATTGGCGGCAAAGTCATCTGTGTCTCTTGTTGGGACCAGACTGACCAGACGTCTTACACCTTCAGAAAAATGTCCGGCATAGACCTGCAGGCGCTGTTGAAGATAACCGACCGATTCGGCGGTATAGATAAAACTCAAGCCAAAGCGCTGGGGTATGAAATTCTCCCCGGCGACGCCTGGATTGAACAGGAGGTCGATATTCTGATTCCGGCCGCGCTGGAAAATCAGATTACCGCGGACAATGTCGGACGGATGTCGCCTCGTGTGAAACTTATTGCTGAAGGAGCCAATGGTCCGACCACTCCGGATGCTGACCAGGTAATCGCGCAGAGGAAGATTTTCATGATTCCGGATTTTTTGGCAAACGCCGGCGGTGTGACTTGCAGCTATTTTGAGCAAGTTCAGAGCAATATGAATTATTTCTGGGAAAAAGATGAAGTTCTCGGGAAACTGGATCTGAAGATGACTTCCGCATTCCAGTCAGTGAGTGAACTGGCGCGGAAGCGCAATATTTATATGCGAGATGCCGCCTATTTTATTGCGGTGAACCGTGTTGCCCAGGCTTGCCGAGACCGAGGCTGGGTGTAA